GCGTGAGGCCGACAAGACCGCCTTTCTGATCCGCATCGTCCAGGGCGAGCGGCTGCGCAAGGCCGGCGTGAACAACCAGCTCTTCTACTACGACGATATCGACATGGACATGGAACCCGAAAGCGAGCCCGGCGCCCGCTACGCCGGATTCGGCGTGAACATCCTGCAGGTGCCCAAGGGCACCTTCAAGCTCTGGTTCCACATGTACGTCACCGCCGATTACTCCGACGAGAAGCGCGCGGAGTATCTCAATATTGTGGATTACCCGGTGGTGGTGGACGTGGAGTAGGGCGCAGATTCAGATCAAATAACCGCCAAGTCGCCAAGGACGCCAAGGATGAAGCGAGCGCTCAATCCTTCTTGGCGACTTGGCGGCTTTCTATTCCGCATCATTCCCCCGCGCGAGTAGCGCAGCGACCCGCGCCCGTAGCGGGGCGGGCAGGGCGCCCAGCAGCTTGACGCCAAGGCTTGCGCTGGTGGGGAAGGCGATGTCGAGCCGGCCGTCCTTTGCGGCCCCCAGAATGAGCCGGGCGGCTTCGGCGGGCTCTACCGCCAGGGCGGTCTTGAGCTTGTTCCCTCGAATCATCGGCGTCTTGATGAAGCTCGGATAGGCGGTGGTAAAGCCGATTCCCTGGGGGAGAAGCTCGGCGCGGGCGCACTCGATGGTGGCGGCCATGGCCGTCTTGCTCGCGCAGTAGGGCGCCTCGCCGGGGAAGGGCGCGAGCGCCGCGAGGCTCGCCACCACGATGACGTGGCCGCTGCCCGCGGCGACCATCGCCGGG
This region of Chrysiogenia bacterium genomic DNA includes:
- a CDS encoding SDR family NAD(P)-dependent oxidoreductase; amino-acid sequence: MKKFRRALITGAAGGLGSQFARQLAESGAELVLLDRDQTGLEALAKSLPGSAQLIVADLSDCEGLENILTRELDPARPVDLLVANAGIDFPVHFTGASWRAARDHFAINTLSNYVLLDALVPAMVAAGSGHVIVVASLAALAPFPGEAPYCASKTAMAATIECARAELLPQGIGFTTAYPSFIKTPMIRGNKLKTALAVEPAEAARLILGAAKDGRLDIAFPTSASLGVKLLGALPAPLRARVAALLARGNDAE